The Kineothrix sp. MB12-C1 genome includes a window with the following:
- a CDS encoding zinc-ribbon domain-containing protein, translating to MGKYCVNCGKELHTGARFCAKCGAAVLDAPVNPAPVAQPKPVPPMQPIAEAQPQKSAPPAVSPKRKNAAAPKKNGGRNTLCIVLSVLLVIQIAAVALYGWPGFMVGGGVKRPSAQKSDSFTLQEGQTAVSTDSGVMVDFGPYNAMDGEKVSVKELSADSNSIEGGTRTAYDISAGERTEFDGLLTIILPYDESETDSADEEGSVLAEYYNPETGEWELVDYTVNTTDNTVSITTDHLSEYCTVTLKDAGSPYALLSKFSSRRLDDETAMAILREYEQTGQPGEVGNSLLCEFYGQLLNIPNLGDAEAGLLHDVLGWTADVFELAEQGVGNKQMASVWEKSGYMLLGLSALSLGDTMIDAYKGNESAETVAAEAYKLSYNVGVAVLDYKRITTGMVQLSMLGVIALDYSLNKFMVAADQTYKDALFNVVIAYNEEIHPWTEAEWYARIMGLYKTRGDDPEKFNAALRGIMENYSSRYFYDDPEEQLVATNEAGLHAYTTGLLPETDAAREYCIEQYMARLGEMLQPVLSDVTQRVRYDSLKAYGKNATELRQALNAPLEFKIVEEISDGEKSKYAGCIIDICRPDALVDENWTAVLDKDGRAAIDATILGYMQAGIPTQLRLWNKGDDEFEDESMLTQTFKVMEKTTVISLGGMRIDAAWFEGYWSQDPDDDPYLDVAIKILDEKTCAFYVGIMSRYTELDESKYYTCNYVFDPVEHTLVIENYKDFPNGVKLIACDQSQGQYGADFIQFRKGEDYQYSALGDVIRMK from the coding sequence ATGGGAAAATACTGTGTAAATTGCGGCAAGGAACTGCATACCGGCGCTCGCTTCTGCGCCAAATGCGGTGCGGCGGTGCTTGACGCGCCTGTGAATCCTGCTCCCGTGGCACAACCGAAGCCTGTGCCGCCTATGCAGCCGATAGCCGAGGCACAGCCTCAAAAAAGCGCCCCACCCGCTGTGTCGCCAAAACGAAAAAACGCCGCAGCACCGAAGAAAAATGGCGGACGCAATACGCTGTGCATTGTGTTGTCCGTCCTGCTCGTAATACAGATCGCGGCGGTGGCGCTCTACGGCTGGCCGGGATTTATGGTAGGCGGCGGGGTTAAGCGTCCTTCCGCACAGAAAAGCGACAGCTTTACCTTGCAGGAGGGGCAAACCGCAGTTTCAACCGACAGCGGCGTGATGGTTGATTTCGGCCCATATAACGCTATGGATGGAGAAAAGGTGTCGGTAAAGGAGTTGTCAGCCGACAGCAACAGCATAGAAGGCGGCACACGTACAGCCTATGATATTTCAGCCGGTGAACGCACCGAGTTTGACGGCCTTTTGACGATCATTCTGCCCTATGACGAAAGTGAAACCGACTCTGCTGATGAGGAAGGTTCCGTGCTGGCGGAGTATTACAACCCTGAAACAGGCGAATGGGAGCTTGTGGACTACACCGTAAACACCACCGACAACACCGTTAGCATCACCACCGACCACCTTTCGGAATACTGCACCGTCACACTGAAGGACGCCGGTTCACCCTATGCGCTGCTGTCTAAATTCAGCAGCAGACGCCTGGACGATGAAACTGCGATGGCGATCCTGCGAGAGTATGAACAGACTGGGCAGCCCGGCGAGGTGGGCAACAGTCTGCTCTGCGAGTTCTACGGACAGCTCTTGAACATTCCAAATCTTGGTGATGCTGAAGCGGGGCTGCTTCATGATGTCTTAGGTTGGACGGCCGACGTGTTTGAACTGGCGGAACAGGGCGTAGGCAACAAACAAATGGCAAGCGTTTGGGAAAAAAGTGGTTATATGCTGCTGGGACTCTCCGCCTTATCGCTGGGCGACACCATGATCGACGCATATAAAGGCAACGAGTCCGCCGAAACAGTGGCGGCGGAAGCGTATAAACTATCCTACAATGTGGGCGTGGCAGTGCTGGATTACAAAAGGATAACCACTGGCATGGTGCAGCTCTCCATGCTGGGCGTGATCGCCCTTGACTACTCTCTGAACAAGTTCATGGTCGCGGCCGACCAGACCTATAAGGACGCCCTGTTTAATGTGGTCATCGCTTATAACGAGGAGATACACCCGTGGACAGAGGCTGAATGGTACGCGAGAATCATGGGGCTGTACAAAACACGCGGCGACGACCCGGAGAAGTTCAACGCCGCTCTGCGCGGTATTATGGAGAATTACAGCTCCCGCTATTTCTACGACGACCCGGAGGAGCAGCTTGTAGCCACCAACGAGGCCGGACTGCACGCCTACACCACGGGGCTTCTTCCCGAAACAGACGCCGCCCGTGAGTATTGCATTGAGCAGTATATGGCCCGTTTGGGCGAAATGCTCCAGCCTGTGCTTTCGGACGTTACACAACGGGTTCGCTATGACTCTCTCAAGGCTTATGGCAAGAACGCCACGGAGCTGCGGCAGGCGCTCAACGCGCCGCTGGAGTTTAAAATCGTTGAGGAAATCTCCGACGGGGAAAAGAGCAAATACGCGGGCTGTATCATTGACATCTGCCGACCCGACGCTCTTGTAGACGAAAATTGGACGGCGGTTCTGGACAAGGACGGGCGTGCAGCCATAGATGCCACTATCCTTGGGTATATGCAAGCGGGCATCCCCACCCAGCTTCGCCTATGGAACAAGGGCGACGACGAGTTTGAGGATGAGTCGATGCTGACACAGACCTTCAAGGTGATGGAAAAGACCACGGTGATCTCGCTGGGCGGCATGAGGATAGACGCTGCATGGTTTGAGGGTTACTGGTCACAAGACCCAGATGATGATCCATATCTCGACGTAGCAATTAAAATACTGGACGAGAAAACCTGCGCTTTTTATGTAGGTATCATGTCCCGCTACACGGAGCTTGATGAGTCTAAGTATTATACCTGCAACTATGTGTTTGACCCGGTAGAGCATACTCTTGTCATTGAAAACTATAAGGATTTCCCCAATGGCGTTAAGCTGATTGCCTGTGACCAGTCACAAGGGCAGTACGGAGCTGACTTTATTCAGTTCCGAAAGGGAGAGGACTACCAATATTCAGCACTTGGGGATGTCATTCGCATGAAATAA
- a CDS encoding LuxR family transcriptional regulator: MNRFKTLNARRLSIAAFSFSFAYLLSFLFEGQVLYSLLDLRGTDAGRYILTAIIAHFAGLFTCGLFVKSQTAAKSMMLGGMGLCLAATVPFFFPLPTLWMGGLIVSGYFSGCAVAAWGFFLRAFTPKNERIKSCADVLIYSNLLMIAVNVVTMNRSTFIGLGLSVLCLVIGMVFIWMLPLEQENEQNKTFKNKTHGGIKNQLILLCLFVFIITINSGLMYQVINPAFEHLTGLVSWYWAVPYIVALAIMRNLPMKAKRSRILYIGMAMIMGAFISFMLLGRNTSDYLTVDTLMLGACGIFDLFWWSILGEMLDYSDNPAQTFGIGLSANVFGVLCGGVLGMAVTSIGLPSAEVAVIALTVVCVTLVMLPPLNHQLVLLLKSHAYLAAYDNMSQSQQTDIVRQVKTLDPLTVREQEVLQLILSGKSNREIAGALFISENTVKTHARSIFSKYDVSSRAELISTLLKNQTGE; the protein is encoded by the coding sequence ATGAACAGATTTAAGACTTTAAATGCCCGCAGGCTTTCCATTGCGGCGTTTTCATTTTCTTTTGCGTATCTGCTCTCCTTCTTGTTCGAGGGGCAGGTGCTGTACAGCCTGCTGGATCTGCGTGGAACAGACGCCGGCCGTTACATACTGACTGCAATTATCGCGCATTTCGCGGGGCTTTTTACCTGCGGCCTGTTTGTCAAGTCACAGACGGCCGCCAAAAGCATGATGCTCGGCGGCATGGGCTTATGCTTAGCCGCCACTGTCCCCTTCTTTTTTCCTCTCCCCACTCTATGGATGGGCGGACTGATTGTCAGCGGATACTTTAGCGGCTGCGCGGTGGCGGCATGGGGATTTTTTCTCAGGGCCTTTACTCCCAAGAACGAGCGCATTAAATCCTGTGCCGACGTTCTGATTTATTCCAATTTGCTGATGATTGCAGTCAACGTGGTGACCATGAACAGGTCAACCTTTATCGGCCTTGGCCTCTCTGTGCTTTGTCTTGTAATCGGTATGGTTTTCATTTGGATGCTGCCGTTGGAGCAGGAGAATGAGCAGAACAAAACATTTAAAAATAAGACGCATGGCGGCATTAAAAACCAGCTAATATTGCTGTGTCTTTTTGTCTTTATCATTACAATTAATTCCGGACTGATGTATCAGGTCATCAACCCCGCTTTTGAGCATCTGACGGGGCTGGTGAGCTGGTATTGGGCCGTGCCTTATATCGTGGCGCTCGCCATTATGCGCAACCTGCCTATGAAAGCAAAGCGTTCCAGAATTTTGTATATCGGGATGGCAATGATTATGGGAGCGTTCATCAGCTTTATGCTGCTGGGGCGAAATACCTCCGACTATCTGACTGTGGATACGCTGATGCTCGGTGCCTGCGGTATTTTCGACCTGTTTTGGTGGAGCATCCTCGGAGAAATGCTGGATTATAGCGATAACCCGGCACAAACCTTTGGCATCGGTCTTTCCGCCAATGTATTCGGCGTCCTTTGCGGAGGCGTCCTGGGAATGGCTGTGACATCCATTGGGCTTCCCAGTGCGGAGGTGGCGGTGATTGCCCTGACGGTGGTGTGTGTTACATTGGTTATGCTGCCGCCCCTCAACCACCAGCTTGTTCTATTGCTGAAAAGCCATGCTTACCTTGCCGCCTATGACAATATGAGCCAGTCACAGCAAACGGACATTGTACGGCAGGTCAAAACCCTTGATCCGCTGACCGTCCGGGAGCAAGAGGTATTGCAGCTAATCCTTTCAGGAAAATCCAACCGCGAAATTGCCGGGGCTTTGTTCATCAGTGAGAATACCGTTAAAACACACGCAAGAAGTATTTTTTCAAAATACGATGTTTCAAGCCGTGCGGAGCTCATCAGCACCCTGCTGAAGAACCAAACCGGCGAATGA
- a CDS encoding helix-turn-helix domain-containing protein, whose amino-acid sequence MPENNIQNRWISLQEVCDYLGVKRHTIMRWIEQRGMPASKVGKLWRFKTADIDEWVKKGGASDEREVIK is encoded by the coding sequence GTGCCAGAAAACAACATTCAAAACAGATGGATATCCCTGCAAGAGGTCTGCGATTATCTTGGCGTGAAGCGCCATACCATTATGCGATGGATTGAGCAGCGCGGTATGCCCGCATCCAAGGTGGGAAAGCTCTGGCGTTTCAAAACTGCCGACATTGACGAATGGGTTAAAAAGGGCGGAGCCTCCGATGAGCGGGAGGTTATAAAATGA
- a CDS encoding DUF6076 domain-containing protein — translation MEQYPLIKIFEGSDKLIYSMAYAYPDKVTQYAQKFIGNGLIEFVEMDFEEYTTLLTETKSIPLTMANYQTIRSKIFDVAETIAGKHRYVYFFLVGLLNNILKESIYAKDEFEAALLRPLTTCIEELEHILELQEVCTKAVTTCLDRESHSDKEMSQRLCEFVSEYPGFAEAVVKIKYELLPKKNGKVDMDTLKDIHDWNLRETDELLEIMHQDGEGVSLMPYYLFEYLDEMLYFEFTEMLKNARFVKRCKLCSRYFVLTDKRKRDFCDRPYKGDRTCKQVGAKLFYDQGMQGNDYLLAFLTEYNKVYSRRYRADGKLPEEFSGKDMSSEEYARWAKLARQARSNYLDGKITGEEMLEKIKVE, via the coding sequence ATGGAACAGTACCCACTGATTAAAATTTTCGAGGGAAGTGACAAGCTGATTTACTCCATGGCTTACGCCTATCCGGACAAGGTGACTCAGTACGCGCAAAAGTTTATTGGCAATGGGCTAATTGAATTTGTAGAAATGGATTTCGAAGAATACACAACACTGCTCACTGAAACGAAGTCCATTCCGCTCACTATGGCGAACTATCAGACAATCAGAAGCAAAATATTTGATGTTGCCGAAACTATTGCGGGCAAGCACCGCTATGTCTATTTCTTCTTGGTGGGCTTGCTGAACAACATTCTGAAAGAATCCATCTATGCCAAAGATGAATTTGAGGCCGCTTTGCTTAGACCTCTTACAACCTGTATAGAGGAATTGGAACACATTTTAGAACTGCAGGAGGTATGCACGAAAGCGGTTACCACCTGTTTAGATAGAGAAAGCCACTCGGACAAGGAAATGTCCCAGCGGCTTTGTGAATTTGTATCGGAGTACCCCGGCTTTGCCGAGGCTGTTGTGAAAATAAAATACGAGCTGCTGCCGAAGAAAAATGGCAAGGTGGATATGGATACGCTTAAGGATATCCATGATTGGAATCTGCGGGAAACAGATGAGCTTTTGGAAATCATGCACCAGGATGGCGAAGGCGTCAGTCTGATGCCATACTATCTGTTTGAATATTTGGATGAGATGCTCTATTTTGAGTTTACCGAGATGCTGAAAAATGCACGGTTTGTTAAGCGTTGCAAACTGTGTAGCCGCTATTTTGTGTTGACCGATAAGCGTAAACGGGATTTCTGTGATCGGCCATATAAAGGTGATCGCACCTGCAAGCAGGTTGGCGCAAAGCTATTTTATGATCAGGGTATGCAGGGAAACGATTATTTGCTCGCTTTCCTGACCGAGTACAACAAGGTGTACTCTCGCCGTTACCGTGCGGACGGTAAGTTGCCGGAAGAGTTTAGCGGCAAGGACATGTCCTCGGAGGAGTATGCCCGGTGGGCAAAGCTGGCACGGCAGGCTCGGAGCAATTATCTTGACGGGAAAATTACGGGCGAAGAAATGCTAGAGAAAATTAAGGTAGAATAA
- a CDS encoding AAA family ATPase, with amino-acid sequence MSKKLETMDAETLMTTPMEPLKFIVSGLLPEGLHVLAGSPKIGKSWLALWICLQVAKGEKVWEFETLKSEVLYLCLEDSFARIQSRLFEITDEAPATLHFAIMSDTIGHGLENQIESFIKEHPDIGLIVIDTLQKVRKTVSANVNPYASDYDDISALKQIADRHHLAILLIHHLRKTSDADPLNMISGTSGIAGGADTNFVLQKDKRTENTATLICTGRDIEGRELFLEFNKNNFVWELLEPIEMEQLIIPDEIFLLCDFIKSAGGFTGTATELIEKLNLDCSPAILKKRIIKHMEHLGRNGIHYSENRTFERREFTLCYDGSITPPKFTVFAVRTVTEQ; translated from the coding sequence ATGTCAAAAAAGTTAGAAACCATGGATGCGGAAACCTTGATGACCACACCCATGGAGCCGCTGAAATTTATTGTCAGCGGTCTGCTACCCGAAGGACTGCATGTGCTTGCAGGCTCACCAAAAATCGGCAAGAGCTGGTTAGCCCTGTGGATCTGCTTGCAGGTGGCAAAGGGTGAAAAGGTATGGGAATTTGAAACGCTAAAAAGCGAAGTCCTGTATCTCTGCTTAGAGGACAGCTTCGCCCGTATCCAAAGCAGGCTGTTTGAAATTACCGATGAAGCACCGGCGACACTTCACTTTGCCATTATGAGCGATACTATCGGCCATGGTCTGGAAAACCAAATTGAAAGCTTTATCAAAGAGCATCCCGACATAGGATTGATTGTGATTGACACCCTGCAAAAGGTTCGCAAAACCGTTTCCGCAAATGTCAATCCCTATGCCTCCGATTATGATGACATCAGCGCACTGAAGCAAATTGCGGACCGTCACCATCTTGCCATCCTGCTCATACATCATCTTCGAAAAACAAGTGATGCTGATCCGCTCAATATGATTTCGGGAACCAGCGGCATTGCAGGCGGTGCTGATACAAACTTTGTACTGCAAAAAGACAAGCGAACGGAAAATACCGCAACGCTTATTTGCACCGGCAGAGATATCGAGGGGCGGGAACTGTTCTTGGAGTTCAACAAAAATAATTTTGTATGGGAGCTGCTGGAACCGATTGAAATGGAGCAGCTGATCATACCGGATGAAATTTTTCTTCTCTGTGATTTTATAAAATCGGCAGGTGGCTTCACTGGTACGGCAACCGAGCTGATAGAAAAATTGAATCTGGATTGTAGCCCCGCAATTCTGAAGAAGAGAATCATTAAGCACATGGAGCATCTGGGCAGAAATGGCATTCATTATTCCGAGAACAGGACTTTTGAGCGACGAGAGTTCACTCTCTGCTATGACGGTAGCATCACGCCCCCCAAATTTACCGTCTTTGCTGTCCGCACTGTCACAGAACAGTAA
- a CDS encoding plasmid mobilization protein: MKKKPFAFRISESTYKTLKQKSKRGKVTMTEFLERAITDKEIVVVDGIQELISELKAIGRNLNQLTALANMGKIDAVYLAETKAKLSGIYEKLSALCEVNR; this comes from the coding sequence TTGAAGAAAAAGCCCTTTGCCTTTCGCATCAGCGAAAGCACCTATAAAACCCTGAAACAAAAATCTAAGCGTGGCAAGGTTACCATGACAGAATTTTTAGAACGAGCCATAACAGATAAAGAAATCGTTGTGGTAGACGGGATTCAGGAGCTCATCAGCGAGCTGAAAGCCATCGGCAGAAACCTCAATCAGCTTACCGCCCTTGCCAACATGGGGAAAATTGATGCCGTTTACCTTGCAGAAACCAAGGCGAAGCTAAGCGGTATTTATGAAAAGCTGTCCGCACTTTGCGAGGTGAACCGGTAA
- a CDS encoding relaxase/mobilization nuclease domain-containing protein, whose product MATVNFIPCKKQNAFSMRNEIEYILQDFKVCIEPEKFNCDHTVNYQTYSADADKTGCIRLISGKDCCPETAFQEFMATKNSFKKTDKTMFYHYDQAFKDGETISPKTAHEIAIKFAEDNYPDYEVVIATHVDNEHLHSHFIINSVSFKTGKKLHQGPKTLFKLRSYSDQICKQYGLTTLEPYTGGKSKSLASREYRAAAKGQSWKFSLMNAIDIAMKISGTKADFIKNMERQGYAVKWTDTRKYITYTCPNTMSCWDIKLHDNRYLKEMMEREFELRRIEAAERRLSASRTDSPAAIAEQPVLSSDTGEARQSVLQSRADLGWDNPAAGAGKSSPAAEPRPQNTAGQSTCGVGAGANQQEPAADTADVVTGWETEREVFFSAEDAAAAPDMDATVDSHSLNLAGIGGSVVQLGRALERLDNPISLNDATTKPPQHTGRKKKLAVGQKEDDHSGHDFEMKM is encoded by the coding sequence ATGGCAACGGTTAACTTCATCCCCTGTAAAAAGCAAAATGCCTTCTCCATGCGAAATGAAATTGAATATATTTTGCAGGATTTCAAGGTGTGCATCGAACCGGAGAAATTCAATTGTGACCACACCGTCAACTACCAAACCTATTCCGCCGATGCGGATAAGACCGGCTGCATCCGCTTAATCTCCGGCAAGGACTGCTGTCCCGAAACAGCCTTCCAAGAATTTATGGCAACCAAAAACAGCTTTAAAAAGACTGATAAAACGATGTTCTATCACTACGACCAAGCCTTTAAGGATGGCGAAACCATCTCACCCAAAACCGCACATGAGATAGCCATAAAATTTGCGGAGGATAATTACCCCGATTATGAGGTAGTCATCGCCACCCATGTGGATAACGAGCATCTACACTCCCACTTTATTATCAACTCGGTCAGCTTTAAAACAGGAAAGAAATTACATCAAGGTCCCAAAACGTTATTCAAGCTCCGGTCATATTCAGACCAAATATGTAAGCAATATGGGCTGACTACCCTTGAGCCATACACCGGCGGTAAATCGAAAAGCCTCGCCTCTCGGGAATACCGTGCCGCCGCCAAGGGGCAGAGTTGGAAGTTTTCATTGATGAACGCGATTGATATTGCAATGAAAATCAGCGGCACAAAAGCTGATTTTATTAAGAATATGGAGCGACAAGGCTACGCGGTAAAATGGACAGATACCAGAAAATATATTACCTACACCTGCCCAAACACCATGTCCTGCTGGGATATCAAGCTCCATGACAACCGCTATTTGAAGGAGATGATGGAGCGTGAATTTGAGCTTAGAAGAATTGAAGCAGCGGAACGCAGGCTCTCAGCCAGTCGAACCGATTCCCCAGCAGCCATCGCAGAACAGCCCGTCTTGTCCTCTGACACAGGAGAAGCTAGACAATCTGTTCTACAATCAAGGGCTGATTTGGGATGGGATAACCCAGCTGCAGGAGCAGGTAAAAGTTCTCCGGCAGCAGAACCGCGGCCTCAAAACACAGCTGGACAATCTACCTGCGGGGTCGGAGCTGGAGCAAATCAGCAAGAGCCTGCTGCAGATACAGCAGACGTTGTCACAGGCTGGGAAACAGAAAGAGAAGTCTTTTTCTCTGCCGAAGATGCAGCTGCCGCACCTGACATGGACGCCACTGTGGATAGTCATTCCCTTAATCTTGCTGGCATTGGCGGCAGTGTGGTTCAGCTGGGACGCGCTTTGGAACGGCTGGACAACCCTATTTCCCTAAATGACGCCACCACTAAACCTCCGCAGCATACCGGCAGGAAGAAGAAATTAGCGGTCGGTCAAAAGGAAGATGACCACAGCGGACACGATTTTGAAATGAAGATGTAA